In the Sarcophilus harrisii chromosome 1, mSarHar1.11, whole genome shotgun sequence genome, one interval contains:
- the LOC105749344 gene encoding DNA topoisomerase 1-like yields MSDMSGDQLHNDCQIDADFQVNDCHKHKDKYKDHEHRHKEHKKDKEKDREKFKHSNSEHKDSSEKKHREKEKTKHKDGSSKKCKDGDKEKRKEEKGRPSGDANIKKKKKENGFSSPPRIKDEPDDDGYFALSQEDIKPLKRPREDDDIDYKPKKIKTEDIKKVKKWKPEEEEDNKDNKLPEPDNKRKKPEKEEEQKWKWWEEERYPEDIKWKFLEHKGPVFAPPYEPLPENVKFYYDGKVIKLSPKAEEVATFFAKMLDHEYTTKDIFRKNFFKDWRKEMTNEEKNNITSLSKCDFNQISQYFKAQSEARKQMSKEEKLKIKEENERLLKEYGFCVMDNHRERIANFKIEPPGLFRGRGNHPKMGMLKRRIMPEDIIINCSKDAKVPPPPPGHKWKEVRHDNKVTWLVSWTENIQGSIKYIMLNPSSRIKGEKDWQKYETARRLKKCIDRIQNQYREDWKSKEMKVRQRAVALYFIDKLALRAGNEKEEGETADTVGCCSLRVEHINLHPEMDGQEYVVEFDFLGKDSIRYYNKVPVEKRVFKNLQLFMENKQPEDDLFDRLNTSILNKHLQDLMEGLTAKVFRTYNASITLQQQLKELTAPDENIPAKILSYNRANRAVAILCNHQRAPPKTFEKSMLNLQTKIDAKKDQLADARRDLKRAKAEAKVQNDVKSKKVVETKNKAVQRLEEQLMKLEVQATDREENKQIALGTSKLNYLDPRISVAWCKKWGIPIEKIYNKTQREKFAWAIDMADKDYEF; encoded by the coding sequence ATGTCCGACATGAGTGGGGATCAACTGCACAACGACTGCCAGATCGATGCGGATTTCCAAGTGAATGATTGTCATAAAcacaaagataaatacaaagatcATGAACACCGACACAAAGAACACAAGAAGGACAAGGAAAAAGACCGGGAAAAGTTCAAGCACAGTAATAGTGAGCACAAAGATTCCTCAGagaagaaacacagagaaaaggagaaaaccaaacACAAAGATGGCAGctcaaagaaatgcaaagatgGAGACAAGGAGAAacgaaaggaagaaaagggaagaccATCTGGAGATGCAAacataaagaagaagaagaaagaaaatggtttttCTAGCCCTCCTCGTATTAAAGATGAACCAGATGATGATGGTTATTTTGCCTTATCTCAAGAAGATATCAAGCCTTTAAAGAGACCTCGAGAGGATGATGATATTGATTATAaacccaagaaaataaaaacagaagatatcAAGAAAGTGAAGAAGTGGAAaccagaggaagaggaggacaacAAAGATAACAAACTTCCTGAACCAGATAACAAAAGGAAGAAGCCTGAGAAAGAGGAGGAGCAAAAATGGAAATGGTGGGAAGAAGAGCGCTATCCTGAAGACATCAAGTGGAAATTCCTGGAACATAAAGGCCCTGTGTTTGCTCCACCTTACGAGCCTCTGCCAGAAAATGTCAAGTTCTACTATGATGGTAAAGTCATAAAGCTGAGTCCCAAAGCAGAAGAAGTGGCTACATTCTTTGCAAAAATGCTTGACCATGAATATACTACTAAGgatatttttaggaaaaatttcTTCAAAGACTGGAGAAAGGAgatgacaaatgaagaaaaaaataatatcaccAGTCTTAGCAAGTGTGACTTCAACCAGATAAGCCAGTATTTCAAAGCCCAGTCGGaagcaagaaaacaaatgagcaaggaagaaaaactgaaaatcaaagaggaaaatgaaaggcTATTGAAAGAGTATGGTTTCTGTGTAATGGACAATCACAGAGAGAGAATTGCCAACTTCAAGATTGAACCTCCTGGTCTTTTCCGGGGCCGAGGCAACCATCCCAAGATGGGAATGTTGAAAAGGCGGATTATGCCTGAAGATATAATTATCAACTGTAGCAAAGATGCCAaggttcctcctcctccccctggacataaatggaaagaagttCGACATGATAACAAGGTTACCTGGCTGGTGTCCTGGACTGAGAATATCCAAGGATCCATCAAGTACATTATGCTGAACCCTAGTTCACGAATCAAGGGAGAGAAAGATTGGCAGAAGTATGAGACAGCCCGTAGATTGAAGAAGTGCATAGACAGGATCCAGAACCAATACCGAGAAGACTGGAAGTCCAAGGAAATGAAAGTCCGACAGAGGGCTGTAGCATTATACTTCATTGACAAGCTTGCTCTGAGAGCTGGcaatgagaaagaagaaggagagacaGCTGATACTGTGGGCTGCTGTTCCCTCCGAGTAGAGCACATCAACTTACATCCAGAGATGGATGGCCAGGAATACGTGGTTGAGTTTGATTTCCTAGGAAAGGATTCCATCCGATACTACAACAAGGTCCCTGTTGAGAAGAGGGTTTTTAAGAATCTTCAGCTATTTATGGAGAACAAGCAGCCTGAGGATGATCTTTTTGATAGACTAAATACCAGTATCCTCAACAAACACCTTCAAGATCTCATGGAAGGCTTGACAGCCAAGGTTTTCCGTACGTACAACGCTTCTATCACGCTACAGCAGCAGCTAAAGGAGCTCACTGCCCCGGATGAAAATATCCCAGCAAAGATCCTTTCTTATAACCGTGCCAACAGAGCTGTTGCAATTCTGTGTAACCATCAGAGGGCACCACCAAAAACTTTTGAGAAGTCCATGCTGAACCTGCAGACTAAGATTGATGCCAAGAAGGACCAGCTCGCTGATGCCCGAAGAGATCTGAAACGTGCCAAAGCTGAGGCCAAGGTCCAAAACGATGTCAAATCTAAAAAGGTAGTAGAAACTAAGAATAAAGCTGTTCAGAGGCTGGAGGAGCAATTGATGAAGCTGGAGGTTCAGGCCACAGACAGAGAGGAGAACAAACAGATTGCCTTAGGAACCTCCAAACTCAACTATTTAGATCCCAGGATCTCAGTTGCTTGGTGTAAGAAGTGGGGAATCCCGATAGAGAAAATTTATAACAAAACTCAGCGAGAGAAGTTTGCCTGGGCCATTGACATGGCCGATAAAGACTATGAATTTTAG